One Dietzia sp. JS16-p6b genomic window carries:
- a CDS encoding helix-turn-helix transcriptional regulator — MLRAERHVSRRELADGLGVHYQTIGYIERGEYSPSLYLALRIASYFQVPMEVVFSTEPFPRLA; from the coding sequence ATGTTGCGAGCCGAGCGACACGTGTCCCGCCGAGAGCTCGCTGACGGGCTCGGTGTGCACTACCAGACCATCGGGTACATCGAGCGGGGAGAGTACAGCCCGAGCCTGTATCTCGCGCTCAGGATCGCGTCCTATTTCCAGGTGCCCATGGAGGTGGTGTTCTCGACGGAGCCCTTCCCGAGGCTGGCCTGA
- a CDS encoding carboxylesterase/lipase family protein, giving the protein MTRTEVTLSTGRVRGAGLGDVVRFYGIPYAEDPVGDLRFAAPARREPWAGVRDATRPAATAQRLRFDPDPAIPEPIVAGSDILHVDVWAPAEGGPHPVLVWIHGGGWESGSSHQPWFDGSTFARRGIVVVSVGYRLGVEGFTPFPDAPDNRGLLDWIAALEWVRDEIAAFGGDPGRVTVSGQSAGGGAVLCLLGSPPAAGLFHGAIAASPAVLRAPATRPPKGVTAEGLAAGGRGAVDEFHRRLRRENQFTLPFRPVVGGETVPVPPLEAVAAGPTTGVPLLIGSTATEFEAVSDKLPGPALVPGAAFMALSQQLPRQGLRALARQSNGRSLRRSVGAVIDAAAIHSTVARAAETRLAAGDPTWVYDFCWTGGNGPRHCADLPFFWAVPNGENVERYLGAPAPPSLVEAMHDSWVSFVTSGDPGHHAYDSPDRVVMAWNDPPAQVPDGLSAVRAVWWPEAR; this is encoded by the coding sequence ATGACACGCACCGAGGTCACTCTGTCGACCGGCCGCGTCCGCGGTGCCGGCCTCGGTGACGTCGTCCGCTTCTACGGGATCCCCTACGCCGAGGACCCGGTCGGCGACCTGCGTTTCGCCGCCCCGGCCCGCCGGGAGCCGTGGGCGGGGGTCCGAGACGCGACCAGGCCTGCGGCCACCGCCCAGCGGCTGAGGTTCGACCCCGACCCGGCGATCCCCGAGCCGATCGTCGCGGGGAGCGACATCCTGCACGTGGACGTGTGGGCACCGGCGGAAGGCGGGCCACACCCCGTGCTGGTGTGGATCCACGGCGGCGGCTGGGAATCGGGGTCATCCCACCAGCCCTGGTTCGACGGGTCGACCTTCGCGCGCCGGGGAATCGTGGTGGTCTCGGTCGGCTACCGCCTCGGCGTGGAGGGCTTCACCCCGTTTCCCGACGCCCCGGACAACCGGGGGCTGCTCGACTGGATCGCCGCGCTCGAATGGGTCCGGGACGAGATCGCCGCGTTCGGCGGAGACCCCGGCCGGGTGACGGTCTCCGGTCAGTCGGCCGGCGGGGGAGCGGTGCTGTGCCTGCTGGGATCTCCGCCGGCGGCGGGGTTGTTCCACGGGGCGATCGCGGCGTCACCGGCAGTGCTGCGGGCCCCGGCGACCCGCCCGCCCAAGGGGGTCACTGCGGAAGGGCTCGCCGCCGGGGGGCGCGGCGCCGTCGACGAGTTCCATCGGCGCCTGCGGCGGGAGAACCAGTTCACGCTGCCGTTCCGGCCCGTGGTCGGAGGCGAGACGGTCCCCGTCCCTCCGCTGGAAGCCGTCGCGGCAGGGCCCACCACGGGAGTGCCGTTGCTCATCGGCTCCACCGCGACGGAGTTCGAGGCCGTCTCGGACAAGCTCCCGGGCCCGGCGCTGGTGCCGGGGGCCGCGTTCATGGCGCTGTCGCAGCAACTCCCGAGGCAGGGGCTCAGGGCGTTGGCCCGGCAGTCCAACGGACGGTCGCTGCGACGTAGCGTGGGCGCGGTCATCGACGCGGCCGCCATCCACTCCACGGTCGCCCGGGCCGCCGAGACGAGACTCGCCGCCGGGGACCCGACCTGGGTGTACGACTTCTGCTGGACCGGGGGAAACGGACCTAGACACTGCGCCGACCTGCCCTTCTTCTGGGCCGTCCCGAACGGCGAGAACGTGGAACGCTATCTCGGTGCGCCGGCGCCGCCGAGCCTGGTCGAGGCGATGCACGACTCCTGGGTCTCCTTCGTCACCTCCGGCGACCCGGGCCACCACGCCTACGACTCGCCCGATCGTGTGGTGATGGCGTGGAACGATCCGCCCGCGCAGGTCCCTGACGGTCTTTCGGCCGTGCGCGCAGTCTGGTGGCCGGAGGCCCGGTGA
- a CDS encoding tyrosine-type recombinase/integrase, translating into MKKYTVKGEKAGVELVRWMYVVDLGKNPVTGKRLQERRRGFTTQREANKALSKRIGEVSEKRVDLTGRNLTVGEWLDTWLEQKVANGLRPGTASSYQGHIERYLKPLLGSKKLVDLSPADVEWMLVEIRKPRPAPVKRTRGQHVNPKPMGPATARRVHATLRSALSTAKMRRYVTFNAAADIELPKVARHRVKPWSRDELTTFLDHASTEADGPLFELYATTGLRRGELLGLRWSDIDLDTRVLTVRQQLTENPHNTTGPNCMICGQHHGSVAFGEPKTENGHYRRVPLLEGVVGALMVHRLTQGDLRACHADIWVDHDLVFCRDDGTPLLPSTVSARFHELSDAAGLRRVRLHDLRHGYVSLLLESGVDIAAISKIVGHSSIQITADIYGHLADTAAQSVVDAALNGLSSVRDHGVTTGPVSDVVTAASEGETP; encoded by the coding sequence GTGAAGAAGTACACGGTGAAGGGCGAGAAGGCGGGCGTCGAACTCGTTCGGTGGATGTACGTTGTCGACCTCGGCAAGAACCCCGTTACTGGCAAGCGTTTGCAAGAACGCCGCCGCGGCTTCACAACACAGAGAGAGGCGAACAAAGCTCTCTCGAAGCGGATCGGCGAAGTGTCCGAGAAGCGCGTCGACCTCACCGGCCGCAACCTCACCGTCGGCGAATGGCTCGACACATGGCTTGAACAGAAGGTTGCGAATGGTCTACGCCCCGGCACCGCCTCCTCCTACCAGGGCCACATCGAGCGCTACCTGAAACCTCTGCTCGGTTCGAAGAAGCTGGTGGATCTCTCCCCCGCCGATGTCGAGTGGATGCTCGTGGAGATCCGCAAGCCACGCCCCGCGCCCGTCAAGCGCACCAGGGGCCAGCACGTGAACCCAAAGCCGATGGGGCCGGCCACCGCCCGCCGCGTCCACGCCACCCTGCGGTCGGCGTTGTCGACTGCAAAGATGCGGCGCTACGTAACGTTCAACGCCGCCGCTGACATCGAGTTGCCGAAGGTCGCACGGCACCGTGTGAAGCCGTGGTCACGTGACGAACTGACCACGTTTCTCGACCACGCCAGCACCGAGGCTGACGGGCCGTTATTCGAGCTGTACGCCACTACCGGCCTGCGTCGGGGCGAGCTGCTGGGGCTGCGCTGGTCTGACATCGACCTCGACACCCGGGTCCTCACCGTGCGCCAACAGCTCACCGAGAACCCGCATAACACCACCGGGCCGAACTGCATGATCTGCGGCCAGCATCACGGGTCGGTGGCTTTCGGGGAGCCGAAGACCGAGAACGGGCACTACAGGCGCGTTCCCCTGCTCGAAGGGGTCGTGGGTGCCCTCATGGTTCACAGGCTCACACAAGGCGATCTGAGGGCCTGTCACGCCGACATCTGGGTCGATCACGACCTCGTGTTCTGTCGCGACGATGGAACGCCCTTGTTGCCGTCTACTGTGTCGGCCCGCTTCCACGAACTGTCGGACGCGGCCGGCCTACGCCGGGTGCGGCTGCACGACCTGCGGCACGGCTACGTGTCTCTGTTGCTCGAATCAGGTGTCGACATCGCGGCCATCTCGAAGATCGTCGGCCACTCGTCGATTCAGATCACGGCTGACATCTACGGGCACCTCGCCGACACTGCTGCGCAGTCCGTCGTGGACGCCGCCTTGAACGGCCTCAGCAGCGTTCGTGACCACGGCGTGACCACCGGGCCTGTTTCCGATGTTGTTACCGCGGCCAGCGAGGGTGAAACACCCTGA
- a CDS encoding helix-turn-helix domain-containing protein: MTFIGYTVYEAIGLRVRAERERLGMTTTDLASRLVELTGDGSWDRAKVSRRETAERKLQIDELVLISRAMGVSVDHLLMPTGKPTVSVDGVPVDMQTVLSRPTRAVERASGEVDVALRHLADTYDEQKRLLVNIQRSMKGGMS, from the coding sequence ATGACGTTCATCGGTTACACCGTCTACGAAGCCATCGGGCTACGCGTCCGAGCCGAGCGCGAACGACTCGGCATGACCACCACCGACCTCGCCAGCCGCCTCGTGGAACTGACGGGAGATGGCTCCTGGGACCGCGCAAAAGTGTCTCGCCGCGAAACCGCGGAACGAAAGCTCCAGATCGACGAACTCGTCCTTATCTCGCGGGCCATGGGGGTCAGCGTCGACCACCTACTCATGCCAACAGGGAAGCCCACAGTGAGTGTCGACGGCGTCCCCGTCGACATGCAGACGGTCCTCTCCCGCCCCACTAGGGCCGTCGAGCGCGCATCCGGCGAAGTCGACGTGGCCCTCAGGCACCTGGCCGACACGTACGACGAGCAGAAGCGTCTCCTGGTCAATATCCAACGTTCAATGAAGGGCGGCATGTCGTGA
- a CDS encoding DNA-binding protein, with translation MATADRSPRNMKWTPEAIRDLGARTDIKTACSVLGISYSLGYQLVREEQFPVKTLRLGNRIIVPVRGLLDVLDIDEAPSLDSAA, from the coding sequence ATGGCTACCGCCGACCGCAGCCCGAGAAACATGAAGTGGACACCCGAGGCGATCCGTGATCTAGGAGCGCGCACCGACATCAAGACCGCGTGCAGCGTCCTCGGCATCAGCTACTCGCTCGGCTACCAGCTCGTCCGCGAGGAGCAGTTCCCCGTCAAGACCCTCCGCCTCGGCAACCGCATCATCGTCCCCGTCCGCGGCCTGCTCGACGTGCTGGACATCGACGAGGCCCCGTCCCTGGACAGTGCCGCATGA
- a CDS encoding helix-turn-helix domain-containing protein, protein MTSNSPEFNQFDWLKALNRSGRNLKPTTKNVGTELFNYANERGYNVRPGPSTIAKDLGIDKRTVTKAIETLRESGWITLVAKGGVFEGKNTPNSWRLTFPSASVAESEPEGGSASGGLSNRGGPTTLTPRASRPSPPGPSDPDPQGLTTLQRDHLTNHSTVHGTDSFAHSGVEAQGAAGASAPAGAPHMDDEEFQKFWDVYPNRRDRKRAYPFFVEARTRASLDAIVAGAQRYADDPNRDLTKDPKTWLAGECWNDELIPSRPKKKSSTEKSLDLLRNVREGKGYAPADWLEESPSVDAFGLPIINAPRDQDYIDAEVVEVEPLSIEARTPDSVSDNVSAPALTVVKDNGAPDAFTAFLDAYPKPTPPAQRYGAHKAWQAAAKAHGEDRVLKAAQRYTESFEDEGKDPNYAKKLSDWFKDDSFDKHLPHEFEPYVGMNVEKWLDLVTEHRDVKTALRYATGDTFLPEWPAEAEGWTKAEVDAFRESDKDRWFREHRDMHLEVLTRRYGKARNVA, encoded by the coding sequence GTGACCAGCAATTCCCCCGAGTTCAACCAGTTCGATTGGCTCAAGGCGCTCAACCGTTCAGGCCGGAATTTGAAGCCGACCACGAAGAACGTCGGCACCGAGCTGTTCAACTACGCGAATGAGCGCGGATACAACGTCCGACCGGGCCCCTCCACGATCGCGAAGGATCTCGGCATCGACAAGCGCACTGTCACGAAGGCAATCGAGACACTCCGAGAAAGTGGCTGGATCACTTTGGTCGCCAAGGGCGGGGTGTTCGAGGGCAAGAACACCCCGAACTCCTGGCGGCTCACTTTCCCGTCTGCATCGGTAGCCGAGTCCGAACCCGAGGGCGGCAGTGCCAGTGGGGGCCTCTCGAACAGGGGGGGTCCTACGACCCTGACCCCCAGGGCCTCACGACCCTCCCCCCCGGGGCCTAGCGACCCTGACCCCCAGGGCCTCACGACCCTCCAAAGAGATCACTTAACAAATCACTCAACAGTTCATGGAACAGATTCTTTTGCGCATTCCGGCGTGGAAGCGCAGGGCGCGGCTGGGGCAAGCGCACCTGCCGGCGCGCCACACATGGACGATGAAGAGTTTCAAAAGTTCTGGGATGTATACCCGAATCGGCGCGACCGGAAGCGGGCGTACCCATTCTTCGTCGAGGCAAGGACAAGGGCGAGCCTCGACGCCATCGTGGCTGGGGCTCAGCGTTACGCGGATGACCCGAACCGGGACCTGACCAAGGACCCGAAGACGTGGCTGGCGGGGGAGTGCTGGAACGACGAACTGATTCCCTCAAGGCCAAAGAAGAAGTCATCGACAGAGAAGAGCCTGGACCTCTTGCGAAACGTTCGTGAAGGGAAGGGCTACGCGCCGGCCGACTGGCTAGAGGAGTCTCCCTCGGTCGATGCGTTTGGCCTCCCCATCATCAACGCGCCGCGCGATCAGGATTACATCGACGCCGAGGTGGTCGAGGTCGAGCCCTTGTCTATCGAGGCACGCACCCCCGATTCTGTCAGTGACAATGTTTCGGCTCCGGCGCTTACCGTCGTCAAAGACAATGGCGCCCCAGACGCCTTTACAGCGTTTCTGGACGCCTACCCCAAGCCGACCCCTCCCGCGCAGCGGTACGGGGCGCACAAGGCGTGGCAGGCGGCAGCAAAAGCGCATGGGGAAGATCGGGTATTGAAGGCCGCGCAGCGTTACACGGAATCCTTCGAGGATGAGGGCAAGGACCCCAACTACGCCAAGAAGCTGTCGGACTGGTTCAAGGACGACAGCTTCGACAAACACCTCCCGCACGAGTTCGAGCCGTACGTCGGAATGAACGTAGAGAAGTGGCTAGACCTGGTCACCGAGCACCGCGATGTCAAGACGGCGCTGAGGTACGCGACGGGTGACACGTTCCTGCCGGAGTGGCCCGCCGAGGCTGAAGGTTGGACGAAGGCGGAGGTGGACGCGTTCCGCGAGTCGGACAAGGACCGCTGGTTCCGGGAGCACCGGGACATGCACCTCGAAGTGCTCACACGCCGCTACGGCAAAGCGCGAAACGTCGCGTGA
- a CDS encoding ISL3 family transposase, translating into MNATASLLADTICRTVELGVTITDAAVADELTHLFCAPVTLDPICAECGMAGRLRDHVQRKVTDLPIVGHPTRLHVRVPRFTCDNTECATRIFQQRMPALAEPRAKTTRRCSRWILQRLAIDRTSVSAVAKALGLGWDLVNDLAVSEVRTMVYEQPGHFDGVRVLGVDEHKWKHVRGDGSSAFVTVLVDLTPVVDGTGPSRLLDMVPGRSAKVLTEWLDARDQVFRDRVKVVTMDGFAGYHTAAASAVPAARTVMDPFHVVHLAADKLTVCRQRIQQATTGHRGRTGDPLYGIRRTLRTRAELLTDKQKMRLFQAFTAHDAHAAVEVTYGVYQRLITAYEASGKREGKIAMYKLLKSIRAGVPAELPELAQLGRSLWKRHREILAYFDVGASNGPVEAINGRLEHLRGIALGFRNLKHYILRSLIHSGQLQDRINAL; encoded by the coding sequence TTGAACGCTACCGCCAGCCTGCTCGCCGACACCATCTGCCGCACCGTCGAGCTCGGGGTGACCATCACCGACGCCGCTGTGGCTGACGAGCTCACGCACCTGTTCTGCGCCCCGGTCACACTCGACCCGATCTGCGCCGAGTGCGGGATGGCGGGCCGTTTGCGGGACCACGTCCAGCGGAAGGTCACGGATCTACCGATCGTCGGGCATCCCACCAGACTGCACGTGCGGGTACCGCGCTTCACCTGCGACAACACCGAGTGCGCTACGAGGATCTTCCAGCAGCGGATGCCGGCGTTGGCCGAGCCGCGGGCCAAGACCACCCGCCGCTGCAGCCGCTGGATCCTGCAGCGTCTGGCGATCGACCGCACCAGCGTGTCCGCCGTGGCCAAGGCCCTCGGGCTGGGGTGGGACCTGGTCAATGACCTGGCGGTCTCGGAGGTTCGCACGATGGTCTACGAGCAGCCCGGACACTTCGACGGAGTCCGCGTTCTCGGTGTCGATGAGCACAAATGGAAGCACGTGCGCGGCGACGGCAGCAGTGCGTTCGTCACCGTCCTGGTCGACCTGACCCCGGTCGTGGACGGCACCGGCCCGTCTCGCCTGTTGGACATGGTCCCGGGCCGTTCGGCGAAGGTCCTCACCGAGTGGCTGGACGCCCGTGACCAGGTGTTTCGAGACCGGGTCAAGGTTGTCACGATGGACGGGTTCGCCGGCTACCACACCGCCGCCGCCAGCGCGGTGCCCGCTGCCCGGACGGTGATGGACCCGTTCCACGTCGTGCACCTGGCCGCCGACAAGCTCACCGTGTGCCGCCAACGCATCCAGCAGGCCACCACCGGGCACCGGGGCCGCACGGGCGACCCGCTGTACGGCATCCGCCGCACCCTGCGAACCCGCGCTGAACTGCTGACCGACAAGCAGAAGATGCGCCTGTTCCAAGCGTTCACCGCCCATGACGCGCACGCGGCGGTGGAGGTCACCTACGGCGTCTACCAGCGACTCATCACTGCTTACGAAGCCTCGGGCAAGCGGGAGGGCAAGATCGCTATGTACAAGCTCCTCAAGTCGATCCGGGCCGGTGTACCCGCCGAACTCCCCGAGCTCGCGCAGCTCGGCCGTTCGCTGTGGAAGCGGCATCGGGAGATCCTGGCCTACTTCGACGTGGGCGCTTCCAACGGCCCCGTCGAAGCCATCAACGGACGCCTCGAGCACCTCCGCGGAATCGCCCTGGGCTTCCGGAACCTCAAGCACTACATCTTGCGGTCACTGATCCACTCCGGACAGCTTCAGGACCGGATCAATGCACTCTAA
- a CDS encoding tape measure protein, which yields MALEVGRLVARIDLEGTFEEKLAKARSGMEQAARAASDLDAKLSNLGKGAKFDFPTAPKSKMDDASKSASNLGDSVKKATDAGKKLDVSNTAESKLIKLNSTTRDYGVSLKSASESGKSLNVSDQPKQKLAETASVADQVDSKFKGLGITMKGLAATAGGAAGLGAVLTKGWDRITAIDTAQGKLRGLGHEAQGVSTIMDSALDSVTGTSYGLGDAATIAANAVAAGIQPGKDLTKYLTMTADASAIAGVSLGEMGRILNQVQTGQSAYAGDLSQLADRGIPIYQWIADEAGIAASEVKKLASTGQISSEMLFSAIQNNIGGAAQELGGTLTGSLANVGAAFGRLGASAIDPFREDIMSAAEGAQKFAGTLSSVVGPAASVAATGLSAVASVVGAIPAPITGATAALFALQQTGLGPRMAGAASTAVGALRSFGDTVALSASYAGEGVRRNGLFATSLHGIKGAGAAARSGLSSVVDMLGGPWMIGIAAAGVTIGAMVDSANRAREANQALADAASAGAAAQTELGDALLRSNGLMDEQAVAASEKLIDTIVEGTRKAAESATGAFSIVDGPMHRMRNNYDALAGAVDNYADTANQGLIAANMSRLEYQALEDALSETGFTLEDVNSIVADGGARWDMLRGALANTGSAGEAMTGKLETGQVAIEGIVNAATEAEIASTLLSDAFRVMADESSTAEEKTNALKAALDALAGDTLTADQATGQFYETLSKLDGQIDKLSDGTGGFTRELEGGGLAFDMTSDKGRNLHATLLEMRDAIATVRDTGAPMSEVMAENEKRMQALATETGLTTQQLWELGERMGFIPDVIETVVSVDGAGAVAGELAIVSQSLKDVEQGAEVEVKNVTDEALLYLQEVGWAAERIPGTPNIRVTAQTSEAQAQLQGTITMAANLAAADPNVNVDSNADFVTIALGLTKDAVDQLPDGHVEITDTTDENMARLEALGIETRKDKSGRVIINDADVDRARQRVTDLNNIRTESRHTVIIGTVNRGGNDASTAGITVGQHYADGGIRGSLPDQATIASPKGPRGIVQWAEPETGGEAFIPLAPAKRGRSERILSQVADKFGYKLAAFSDGGIMASGLIDLAKGVEGKPYVWGGVQYGDCSGAVSSLANYVSGRAPFGSRFATGNQRQALRERGFINGRGGPGDLRIGWYNGGPYGGHTSATLPNGVNFEMGGARGNGQYGGQAVGADWSQYTDHAYFPMSRFADIDAAVTGDAMSAIGARLGTGNPSMPNDPGSPSASGIDLTVSGAATGSGTPVFVTNWPGGASTGGGDIKASITGDTAGNGFIEGASPAGMIANAMGRGDLVKVEKFADGGFHGLENHSAHIAPQGSMRIFGEPETGGEAYIPLASHKRARSTAILAETARRFGYSLGAGVNLAGSVLTGNGLDTGWGGPGLGDLGIDTGAFKDAVQPSINADAERLGAEIAAAATRFLVDAQQGVDKAMRATDDQQRQLRQNYARAMI from the coding sequence ATGGCACTTGAAGTCGGTCGCCTCGTTGCCCGAATAGATCTTGAAGGAACTTTCGAAGAAAAGCTCGCGAAAGCCCGCTCCGGTATGGAACAGGCTGCCCGCGCGGCTTCGGATCTCGACGCGAAACTCTCGAACTTGGGAAAGGGCGCGAAGTTCGACTTTCCGACCGCTCCGAAATCGAAGATGGACGACGCCTCGAAGAGCGCGTCCAATCTCGGGGACAGCGTCAAGAAAGCCACGGACGCCGGCAAGAAGCTCGACGTGTCTAACACTGCCGAGTCGAAGCTGATCAAACTGAACAGCACGACCCGTGACTACGGCGTATCGCTGAAGTCCGCGTCGGAGTCGGGCAAGTCGCTCAACGTCTCGGATCAGCCGAAGCAGAAACTTGCTGAGACGGCATCGGTGGCCGACCAGGTCGACTCGAAGTTCAAGGGCCTGGGTATCACGATGAAAGGTCTGGCAGCTACTGCTGGTGGCGCTGCTGGTCTCGGTGCGGTCCTGACAAAGGGCTGGGACCGGATCACGGCGATCGACACCGCGCAGGGCAAGCTCCGCGGGCTGGGGCATGAGGCGCAGGGCGTGTCCACCATCATGGACTCCGCCCTTGACTCGGTGACGGGCACTTCGTACGGGCTCGGCGATGCGGCGACGATCGCAGCCAACGCCGTGGCGGCAGGCATCCAGCCAGGTAAAGACCTCACGAAATATCTAACGATGACGGCGGACGCCTCCGCTATCGCCGGGGTGTCGCTGGGCGAGATGGGCCGCATTCTCAACCAGGTCCAGACCGGGCAGTCCGCCTACGCGGGGGACCTTTCGCAGCTCGCAGACCGCGGCATCCCCATCTACCAATGGATTGCCGATGAGGCGGGTATCGCTGCGTCTGAGGTGAAGAAACTCGCCTCGACGGGCCAGATTTCATCCGAGATGCTGTTCTCCGCGATCCAGAACAACATCGGTGGCGCGGCGCAGGAACTCGGCGGCACCCTGACGGGTTCTCTCGCCAACGTGGGAGCCGCGTTCGGCAGGCTCGGCGCATCCGCCATCGACCCCTTCCGCGAAGACATCATGTCGGCAGCAGAAGGGGCACAGAAGTTCGCAGGCACCCTTTCGTCGGTAGTCGGCCCCGCCGCCTCTGTCGCAGCCACCGGGCTAAGTGCCGTTGCCTCTGTTGTAGGGGCCATCCCGGCACCCATTACCGGGGCCACAGCGGCCCTGTTCGCCCTGCAACAGACCGGGCTAGGCCCTCGCATGGCTGGGGCCGCGTCGACCGCCGTGGGGGCACTCAGGAGCTTCGGGGACACCGTCGCGTTGTCCGCCTCGTACGCGGGGGAGGGGGTCCGGCGAAACGGCCTGTTCGCTACCTCGCTGCACGGCATAAAGGGCGCGGGCGCGGCAGCGCGAAGCGGCCTGTCGTCTGTGGTGGACATGCTCGGCGGGCCCTGGATGATAGGCATCGCAGCCGCGGGCGTGACTATCGGCGCGATGGTCGACTCCGCGAACCGGGCTCGCGAGGCAAACCAGGCCCTCGCCGATGCAGCATCCGCAGGTGCGGCGGCACAGACCGAACTCGGTGACGCACTCCTGCGTTCCAACGGTCTGATGGACGAGCAAGCGGTTGCCGCGTCCGAGAAGCTGATCGACACGATTGTTGAGGGCACCCGTAAGGCTGCTGAGTCCGCCACCGGGGCGTTCAGCATTGTTGACGGCCCGATGCACCGGATGCGCAACAACTACGACGCGCTTGCCGGGGCGGTCGACAACTACGCGGACACCGCCAACCAAGGGCTTATCGCGGCGAACATGTCGCGGCTCGAATATCAGGCACTCGAAGACGCTCTATCGGAAACGGGATTCACTCTCGAAGATGTGAACTCCATCGTCGCCGATGGCGGGGCACGCTGGGACATGCTGCGCGGTGCCCTCGCCAACACAGGCTCCGCTGGCGAGGCGATGACCGGAAAACTCGAGACCGGACAGGTGGCAATCGAGGGGATCGTCAACGCCGCGACCGAAGCCGAGATCGCGTCGACGCTTCTGTCGGATGCCTTCCGCGTGATGGCCGACGAGTCCTCCACTGCGGAGGAGAAGACGAACGCCCTCAAGGCTGCTCTGGACGCGCTGGCGGGGGACACTCTCACCGCCGATCAGGCCACGGGCCAGTTCTACGAGACCCTGTCGAAGCTCGACGGGCAGATTGACAAGTTGTCCGACGGGACAGGGGGGTTCACCCGCGAACTCGAAGGCGGCGGGCTTGCCTTCGACATGACCTCGGACAAGGGCAGGAACCTCCACGCCACGCTGCTGGAGATGCGGGATGCCATCGCCACAGTTCGGGATACGGGCGCGCCGATGTCCGAGGTCATGGCCGAGAACGAGAAGCGGATGCAGGCTCTCGCCACTGAGACAGGGCTGACGACGCAACAACTGTGGGAACTCGGCGAGCGTATGGGGTTCATCCCCGACGTCATCGAAACCGTGGTGTCAGTCGACGGGGCCGGAGCTGTCGCGGGTGAACTCGCCATCGTGTCCCAGTCCCTCAAGGACGTCGAGCAGGGCGCGGAAGTCGAGGTCAAGAACGTCACCGACGAAGCGCTCCTGTACCTCCAGGAGGTCGGCTGGGCGGCCGAGCGCATCCCCGGCACTCCGAACATCCGGGTTACCGCGCAGACGTCCGAGGCGCAGGCCCAGTTGCAGGGCACAATCACGATGGCCGCGAACCTTGCCGCGGCGGACCCGAACGTCAACGTCGACTCGAACGCAGACTTCGTCACCATCGCCCTCGGGCTGACGAAAGACGCCGTCGACCAGCTCCCCGACGGGCACGTCGAAATCACCGACACCACCGACGAGAACATGGCACGCCTGGAAGCACTCGGCATTGAAACCCGCAAGGACAAGTCGGGCCGGGTCATCATCAACGATGCCGACGTCGACAGGGCGAGGCAGCGCGTCACGGACCTGAACAACATCCGCACGGAGTCCCGCCACACGGTAATCATCGGCACTGTCAACCGTGGCGGCAACGACGCCTCTACGGCGGGCATCACGGTCGGACAGCATTACGCCGACGGCGGTATCCGGGGCAGCCTCCCCGACCAGGCCACGATCGCATCCCCGAAGGGTCCACGCGGCATCGTCCAATGGGCCGAACCCGAGACCGGCGGTGAGGCGTTCATCCCGCTCGCCCCGGCGAAACGTGGCCGCTCCGAGCGCATCCTCTCCCAGGTCGCCGACAAGTTCGGCTACAAACTGGCAGCGTTCAGCGACGGCGGCATCATGGCGTCCGGGCTAATCGACCTCGCTAAAGGCGTAGAGGGCAAACCCTACGTTTGGGGCGGCGTGCAGTACGGCGACTGCTCCGGAGCAGTATCCAGCTTGGCCAACTACGTCAGTGGTCGAGCCCCATTCGGGTCCCGCTTCGCCACGGGCAACCAACGACAGGCGCTCCGCGAGCGGGGGTTCATCAACGGGCGCGGAGGCCCCGGCGACCTGCGCATCGGTTGGTACAACGGAGGCCCCTACGGAGGGCACACCAGCGCCACACTGCCCAACGGCGTCAACTTCGAGATGGGCGGGGCCAGGGGCAATGGCCAGTACGGCGGGCAAGCCGTCGGAGCCGACTGGAGCCAATACACAGACCACGCGTACTTCCCCATGAGCAGGTTCGCGGACATTGACGCAGCCGTCACCGGCGACGCCATGTCGGCTATCGGGGCACGCCTCGGCACCGGCAACCCGTCCATGCCCAACGACCCCGGCAGCCCGTCCGCCTCCGGTATCGACCTCACAGTCTCGGGCGCGGCCACAGGCTCGGGCACGCCCGTCTTCGTCACCAACTGGCCCGGGGGAGCGTCAACTGGGGGCGGGGACATCAAAGCCAGCATCACAGGCGACACCGCAGGCAACGGCTTCATCGAAGGCGCATCACCCGCAGGGATGATCGCCAACGCGATGGGCCGAGGCGACCTCGTCAAGGTGGAGAAATTCGCCGACGGTGGCTTCCACGGACTCGAAAACCACAGCGCCCACATCGCGCCACAGGGGTCCATGCGGATCTTCGGCGAACCCGAGACCGGGGGCGAGGCCTACATCCCCTTGGCTTCACACAAGCGGGCACGGTCCACCGCGATCCTCGCAGAGACCGCCCGACGGTTCGGCTACTCCCTCGGAGCTGGCGTCAACCTCGCCGGCTCCGTCCTCACCGGCAACGGACTGGACACGGGCTGGGGAGGACCCGGACTGGGAGACCTCGGCATCGACACCGGGGCATTCAAGGACGCCGTTCAACCGTCCATCAACGCCGACGCCGAACGGCTCGGAGCGGAGATCGCGGCAGCGGCAACCCGGTTCCTCGTCGACGCGCAGCAAGGCGTCGACAAGGCCATGCGAGCCACCGACGACCAGCAGCGGCAACTACGCCAGAACTACGCGAGGGCGATGATATGA